A region from the Salvelinus sp. IW2-2015 linkage group LG21, ASM291031v2, whole genome shotgun sequence genome encodes:
- the LOC111982471 gene encoding uncharacterized protein isoform X2 gives MAKAEKNAREAIELRKAWEANAAAKKPSRQVVGVLALPPPLLSPRTSYTIKKGTKVTKVETTEPPDPLTPEDGMGMNSSPSVDDPLTPETPESDVTSDATFLADLPREMTPENVEEASSLEDFLKSXPQRKLLRKFLKQKNVTIEDLENMSYAVLLPAIALLRISSPESLHSSCRGSGVLKIVSETFHRRGSEPKGRLRGGQPPTPNSETDKEIQGIADMAVSNIMRNAQEDLFSGMNDLETTNPCITLTKEKLSSIFSVLFRDACGSAQEAARQIHHMRSGRGNNGRNGSGPGSSQVSSRSNIPELALNLCQLAECVDAQPLSLEHPSVLLQQKWPAPPSRAGLDGGAYWFSPRSVVHH, from the exons ATGGCCAAGGCCGAAAAGAACGCCAGAGAAGCCATTGAGCTCAGAAAGGCTTGGGAGGCCAATGCAGCGGCGAAAAAACCAAGCCGCCAAGTCGTTGGTGTGTTGGCGCTGCCGCCACCTCTTCTATCTCCGAGGACCAGTTACA CTATCAAGAAGGGCACTAAAGTGACTAAGGTGGAGACAACAG AGCCACCAGACCCCTTGACACCTGAGGATGGGATGGGAATGAACTCCTCTCCATCTGTTGATGACCCCCTGACCCCAGAGACCCCAGAGAGTGATGTCACCTCCGATGCCACTTTTCTGGCGGACCTACCCCGTGAGATGACACCTGAGAATGTAGAGGAGGCGTCCTCTCTAGAGGACTTCCTGAAGTCTCAKCC TCAGAGAAAGCTCCTCAGGAAGTTCCTCAAACAAAAG AATGTGACCATAGAGGACCTGGAAAACATGTCCTATGCGGTCCTCCTGCCAGCGATAGCTCTGCTCAGGATCTCCAGTCCAGAGTCACTCCACTCCTCCTGCCGGGGGTCAGGGGTGCTGAAGATCGTCTCGGAGACGTTCCACCGGCGGGGCTCTGAGCCGAAGGGGAGGCTCCGGGGCGGGCAGCCCCCCACGCCCAATTCTGAGACAGACAAGGAGATTCAGGGTATAGCAGACATGGCTGTGAGTAACATCATGAGGAATGCCCAGGAGGACCTCTTCTCTGGTATGAATGACCTGGAGACCACCAATCCATGCATCACTCTGACCAAAGAAAAGCTCTCCAGCATCTTCTCAGTGCTGTTCAGGGATGCCTGTGGGAGTGCCCAGGAGGCCGCCAGACAGATCCACCACATGAGGTCCGGACGAGGCAACAACGGCCGGAATGGGAGTGGCCCTGGGTCATCACAGGTATCGAGCAGGTCCAACATACCAGAGTTGGCGTTAAATCTCTGTCAGCTGGCAGAGTGTGTGGATGCTCAGCCACTATCTCTGGAACATCCAAGTGTCCTGCTCCAACAGAAGTGGCCTGCACCCCCTTCCAGAGCAGGGCTGGATGGAGGAGCATATTGGTTCAGTCCTAGGTCAGTTGTCCACCATTGA
- the LOC111982297 gene encoding UPF0575 protein C19orf67 homolog isoform X2, which produces MEQWELKNYLESSPDTEGSALAPSCGDQRYSTGYPDWEFTSSCQDINRMHHQRLRAIERQLQYLLDKADEYQANLLYRYDILQREHFARVVPTFLRNCQPYFTYLESTARSTLPQRTPLPMYIRSRLLDFSQQLCARLEQLVLTYASFDCLSLEEAEPASVSHFCIGKCQIDSVGLSIYRYCRLAPYLAGVYTGLXKRMRWNVERPRESLQQETDGEMEGHPEEDKPVAGKERATNTEYYFLCYEDVPEEPAEVGDGEGKGETVAIGNMVKMWSIGQWIQTYPDPVSDDIYDWYKVTLRSLHNTLSSLTCLKNT; this is translated from the exons ATGGAACAGTGGGAGCTGAAAAATTATCTTGAATCATCACCAGATACAG AAGGTAGTGCTTTGGCGCCCTCYTGTGGCGACCAAAGGTACAGCACAGGGTATCCGGATTGGGAGTTCACGTCGTCATGCCAGGATATCAACAGGATGCATCATCAGAGGCTCCGAGCCATTGAGCGGCAACTACAGTACCTGTTGGATAAGGCGGATGAGTATCAGGCAAaccttttatacag GTATGACATTCTGCAGAGGGAACACTTTGCTCGCGTGGTGCCTACTTTCCTGCGGAACTGTCAGCCTTACTTCACTTACCTGGAGTCGACCGCTCGCAGCACCCTGCCCCAGCGCACTCCTCTACCCATGTACATCCGCTCACGA TTGTTAGACTTCTCCCAGCAGCTGTGTGCGAGGCTGGAGCAGCTGGTCTTGACCTATGCCTCCtttgactgtctctctctggagGAGGCTGAGCCGGCAAG TGTCTCCCATTTCTGCATTGGCAAGTGTCAGATAGACAGTGTGGGGCTGTCCATATACAGGTACTGCCGTCTAGCCCCGTACCTGGCTGGGGTCTACACTGGCCTGTKCAAACGCATGCGCTGGAATGtggagagacccagagagagccTACAGCAGGAAACGGATGGCGAGATGGAGGGACATCCAGAGGAGGACAAGCCAgtggcagggaaagagagagccaCCAACACAGagta ctacttcctgtgctacGAGGACGTCCCTGAGGAGCCTGCTGAGGTGGGCGATGGAGAGGGTAAAGGGGAGACGGTTGCTATAGGCAATATGGTCAAGATGTGGTCAATCGGTCAGTGGATTCAAACGTATCCTGACCCCGTGAGCGATGACATCTACGACTGGTACAAGGTCACACTCAGATCGCTTCACAACACTCTTTCATCTTTGACTTGTTTAAAGAATACTTAA
- the LOC111982241 gene encoding uncharacterized protein has protein sequence MSPQTLKLILQGIMRRLEASESPQARRANDPFRLMKNLFLEVHHAFRYADISJLFSLEESIQFXGDDAMKAXVKAAAKRLSLXSDSNRAQLRAAXYXGEGAICCMADTIARVIDDHAQDWSSDGHFGARRSRGSGRSCSSSSSSKSDITLTEELLAQGESLEEDQEEVAAIGDNKKCDSASLEKASSSSLSTDLVDSTSTINQ, from the coding sequence ATGAGCCCCCAAACCCTGAAGCTCATCCTCCAGGGCATCATGCGCCGACTGGAGGCCTCAGAGTCCCCCCAGGCCAGGAGGGCCAACGACCCCTTCAGGCTGATGAAGAATCTCTTTTTGGAGGTCCACCATGCCTTTAGGTATGCTGACATCTCTMTCCTCTTCAGCCTGGAGGAGAGCATCCAATTCAGMGGGGAYGATGCAATGAAGGCCATRGTGAAGGCTGCYGCTAAAAGGTTGTCCCTYSGCTCGGACTCCAACCGGGCTCAACTGCGCGCCGCARGCTATGYTGGCGAGGGAGCCATATGTTGCATGGCAGACACCATCGCGCGRGTCATAGACGACCACGCCCAGGACTGGAGTTCAGACGGCCATTTTGGAGCGAGGAGGAGCCGTGGTAGTGGGAGATCATGCTCCTCCTCAAGCTCCTCAAAGAGTGACATCAccctcacagaggaactcttggcCCAGGGGGAATCCCTGGAAGAGGACCAAGAGGAGGTGGCTGCGATCGGCGACAACAAGAAATGTGACTCTGCTAGCTTGGAGAAGGCCAGCAGCAGCTCCCTCTCCACAGACCTTGTGGACAGCACCTCTACCATTAACCAGTAG
- the LOC111982471 gene encoding uncharacterized protein isoform X1, producing MILLLILPPQGPRLTHQAKMAKAEKNAREAIELRKAWEANAAAKKPSRQVVGVLALPPPLLSPRTSYTIKKGTKVTKVETTEPPDPLTPEDGMGMNSSPSVDDPLTPETPESDVTSDATFLADLPREMTPENVEEASSLEDFLKSXPQRKLLRKFLKQKNVTIEDLENMSYAVLLPAIALLRISSPESLHSSCRGSGVLKIVSETFHRRGSEPKGRLRGGQPPTPNSETDKEIQGIADMAVSNIMRNAQEDLFSGMNDLETTNPCITLTKEKLSSIFSVLFRDACGSAQEAARQIHHMRSGRGNNGRNGSGPGSSQVSSRSNIPELALNLCQLAECVDAQPLSLEHPSVLLQQKWPAPPSRAGLDGGAYWFSPRSVVHH from the exons ATGATTTTGCTACTGATTTTGCCCCCTCAAGGCCCCAGGCTGACCCATCAGGCCAAGATGGCCAAGGCCGAAAAGAACGCCAGAGAAGCCATTGAGCTCAGAAAGGCTTGGGAGGCCAATGCAGCGGCGAAAAAACCAAGCCGCCAAGTCGTTGGTGTGTTGGCGCTGCCGCCACCTCTTCTATCTCCGAGGACCAGTTACA CTATCAAGAAGGGCACTAAAGTGACTAAGGTGGAGACAACAG AGCCACCAGACCCCTTGACACCTGAGGATGGGATGGGAATGAACTCCTCTCCATCTGTTGATGACCCCCTGACCCCAGAGACCCCAGAGAGTGATGTCACCTCCGATGCCACTTTTCTGGCGGACCTACCCCGTGAGATGACACCTGAGAATGTAGAGGAGGCGTCCTCTCTAGAGGACTTCCTGAAGTCTCAKCC TCAGAGAAAGCTCCTCAGGAAGTTCCTCAAACAAAAG AATGTGACCATAGAGGACCTGGAAAACATGTCCTATGCGGTCCTCCTGCCAGCGATAGCTCTGCTCAGGATCTCCAGTCCAGAGTCACTCCACTCCTCCTGCCGGGGGTCAGGGGTGCTGAAGATCGTCTCGGAGACGTTCCACCGGCGGGGCTCTGAGCCGAAGGGGAGGCTCCGGGGCGGGCAGCCCCCCACGCCCAATTCTGAGACAGACAAGGAGATTCAGGGTATAGCAGACATGGCTGTGAGTAACATCATGAGGAATGCCCAGGAGGACCTCTTCTCTGGTATGAATGACCTGGAGACCACCAATCCATGCATCACTCTGACCAAAGAAAAGCTCTCCAGCATCTTCTCAGTGCTGTTCAGGGATGCCTGTGGGAGTGCCCAGGAGGCCGCCAGACAGATCCACCACATGAGGTCCGGACGAGGCAACAACGGCCGGAATGGGAGTGGCCCTGGGTCATCACAGGTATCGAGCAGGTCCAACATACCAGAGTTGGCGTTAAATCTCTGTCAGCTGGCAGAGTGTGTGGATGCTCAGCCACTATCTCTGGAACATCCAAGTGTCCTGCTCCAACAGAAGTGGCCTGCACCCCCTTCCAGAGCAGGGCTGGATGGAGGAGCATATTGGTTCAGTCCTAGGTCAGTTGTCCACCATTGA
- the LOC111982297 gene encoding UPF0575 protein C19orf67 homolog isoform X1, whose protein sequence is MEQWELKNYLESSPDTEGSALAPSCGDQRYSTGYPDWEFTSSCQDINRMHHQRLRAIERQLQYLLDKADEYQANLLYRYDILQREHFARVVPTFLRNCQPYFTYLESTARSTLPQRTPLPMYIRSRLLDFSQQLCARLEQLVLTYASFDCLSLEEAEPASVSHFCIGKCQIDSVGLSIYRYCRLAPYLAGVYTGLXKRMRWNVERPRESLQQETDGEMEGHPEEDKPVAGKERATNTEYYFLCYEDVPEEPAEVGDGEGKGETVAIGNMVKMWSIGQWIQTYPDPVSDDIYDWVLCWVPQARYHRLLCLGGEEPSSCNATDCLLGALFSQQSPVEGPSLETTYRDKHCSSTAFGHNMSQ, encoded by the exons ATGGAACAGTGGGAGCTGAAAAATTATCTTGAATCATCACCAGATACAG AAGGTAGTGCTTTGGCGCCCTCYTGTGGCGACCAAAGGTACAGCACAGGGTATCCGGATTGGGAGTTCACGTCGTCATGCCAGGATATCAACAGGATGCATCATCAGAGGCTCCGAGCCATTGAGCGGCAACTACAGTACCTGTTGGATAAGGCGGATGAGTATCAGGCAAaccttttatacag GTATGACATTCTGCAGAGGGAACACTTTGCTCGCGTGGTGCCTACTTTCCTGCGGAACTGTCAGCCTTACTTCACTTACCTGGAGTCGACCGCTCGCAGCACCCTGCCCCAGCGCACTCCTCTACCCATGTACATCCGCTCACGA TTGTTAGACTTCTCCCAGCAGCTGTGTGCGAGGCTGGAGCAGCTGGTCTTGACCTATGCCTCCtttgactgtctctctctggagGAGGCTGAGCCGGCAAG TGTCTCCCATTTCTGCATTGGCAAGTGTCAGATAGACAGTGTGGGGCTGTCCATATACAGGTACTGCCGTCTAGCCCCGTACCTGGCTGGGGTCTACACTGGCCTGTKCAAACGCATGCGCTGGAATGtggagagacccagagagagccTACAGCAGGAAACGGATGGCGAGATGGAGGGACATCCAGAGGAGGACAAGCCAgtggcagggaaagagagagccaCCAACACAGagta ctacttcctgtgctacGAGGACGTCCCTGAGGAGCCTGCTGAGGTGGGCGATGGAGAGGGTAAAGGGGAGACGGTTGCTATAGGCAATATGGTCAAGATGTGGTCAATCGGTCAGTGGATTCAAACGTATCCTGACCCCGTGAGCGATGACATCTACGACTG GGTGCTGTGCTGGGTTCCGCAGGCTAGGTACCACAGGCTGTTGTGTCTGGGAGGAGAGGAGCCCTCTTCTTGCAACGCTACTGACTGCCTGCTGGGGGCGTTGTTTTCTCAACAGAGCCCAGTGGAAGGCCCCAGTCTTGAAACAACATACAGAGACAAGCACTGTTCTAGTACTGCCTTTGGCCATAACATGTCTCAATGA
- the LOC111982297 gene encoding UPF0575 protein C19orf67 homolog isoform X3, whose product MEQWELKNYLESSPDTEGSALAPSCGDQRYSTGYPDWEFTSSCQDINRMHHQRLRAIERQLQYLLDKADEYQANLLYRYDILQREHFARVVPTFLRNCQPYFTYLESTARSTLPQRTPLPMYIRSRLLDFSQQLCARLEQLVLTYASFDCLSLEEAEPASVSHFCIGKCQIDSVGLSIYRYCRLAPYLAGVYTGLXKRMRWNVERPRESLQQETDGEMEGHPEEDKPVAGKERATNTEYYFLCYEDVPEEPAEVGDGEGKGETVAIGNMVKMWSIGQWIQTYPDPVSDDIYDWYKGAVLGSAG is encoded by the exons ATGGAACAGTGGGAGCTGAAAAATTATCTTGAATCATCACCAGATACAG AAGGTAGTGCTTTGGCGCCCTCYTGTGGCGACCAAAGGTACAGCACAGGGTATCCGGATTGGGAGTTCACGTCGTCATGCCAGGATATCAACAGGATGCATCATCAGAGGCTCCGAGCCATTGAGCGGCAACTACAGTACCTGTTGGATAAGGCGGATGAGTATCAGGCAAaccttttatacag GTATGACATTCTGCAGAGGGAACACTTTGCTCGCGTGGTGCCTACTTTCCTGCGGAACTGTCAGCCTTACTTCACTTACCTGGAGTCGACCGCTCGCAGCACCCTGCCCCAGCGCACTCCTCTACCCATGTACATCCGCTCACGA TTGTTAGACTTCTCCCAGCAGCTGTGTGCGAGGCTGGAGCAGCTGGTCTTGACCTATGCCTCCtttgactgtctctctctggagGAGGCTGAGCCGGCAAG TGTCTCCCATTTCTGCATTGGCAAGTGTCAGATAGACAGTGTGGGGCTGTCCATATACAGGTACTGCCGTCTAGCCCCGTACCTGGCTGGGGTCTACACTGGCCTGTKCAAACGCATGCGCTGGAATGtggagagacccagagagagccTACAGCAGGAAACGGATGGCGAGATGGAGGGACATCCAGAGGAGGACAAGCCAgtggcagggaaagagagagccaCCAACACAGagta ctacttcctgtgctacGAGGACGTCCCTGAGGAGCCTGCTGAGGTGGGCGATGGAGAGGGTAAAGGGGAGACGGTTGCTATAGGCAATATGGTCAAGATGTGGTCAATCGGTCAGTGGATTCAAACGTATCCTGACCCCGTGAGCGATGACATCTACGACTGGTACAAG GGTGCTGTGCTGGGTTCCGCAGGCTAG
- the LOC111982297 gene encoding UPF0575 protein C19orf67 homolog isoform X4 translates to MEQWELKNYLESSPDTEGSALAPSCGDQRYSTGYPDWEFTSSCQDINRMHHQRLRAIERQLQYLLDKADEYQANLLYRYDILQREHFARVVPTFLRNCQPYFTYLESTARSTLPQRTPLPMYIRSRLLDFSQQLCARLEQLVLTYASFDCLSLEEAEPASYFLCYEDVPEEPAEVGDGEGKGETVAIGNMVKMWSIGQWIQTYPDPVSDDIYDWVLCWVPQARYHRLLCLGGEEPSSCNATDCLLGALFSQQSPVEGPSLETTYRDKHCSSTAFGHNMSQ, encoded by the exons ATGGAACAGTGGGAGCTGAAAAATTATCTTGAATCATCACCAGATACAG AAGGTAGTGCTTTGGCGCCCTCYTGTGGCGACCAAAGGTACAGCACAGGGTATCCGGATTGGGAGTTCACGTCGTCATGCCAGGATATCAACAGGATGCATCATCAGAGGCTCCGAGCCATTGAGCGGCAACTACAGTACCTGTTGGATAAGGCGGATGAGTATCAGGCAAaccttttatacag GTATGACATTCTGCAGAGGGAACACTTTGCTCGCGTGGTGCCTACTTTCCTGCGGAACTGTCAGCCTTACTTCACTTACCTGGAGTCGACCGCTCGCAGCACCCTGCCCCAGCGCACTCCTCTACCCATGTACATCCGCTCACGA TTGTTAGACTTCTCCCAGCAGCTGTGTGCGAGGCTGGAGCAGCTGGTCTTGACCTATGCCTCCtttgactgtctctctctggagGAGGCTGAGCCGGCAAG ctacttcctgtgctacGAGGACGTCCCTGAGGAGCCTGCTGAGGTGGGCGATGGAGAGGGTAAAGGGGAGACGGTTGCTATAGGCAATATGGTCAAGATGTGGTCAATCGGTCAGTGGATTCAAACGTATCCTGACCCCGTGAGCGATGACATCTACGACTG GGTGCTGTGCTGGGTTCCGCAGGCTAGGTACCACAGGCTGTTGTGTCTGGGAGGAGAGGAGCCCTCTTCTTGCAACGCTACTGACTGCCTGCTGGGGGCGTTGTTTTCTCAACAGAGCCCAGTGGAAGGCCCCAGTCTTGAAACAACATACAGAGACAAGCACTGTTCTAGTACTGCCTTTGGCCATAACATGTCTCAATGA